One region of Mesorhizobium japonicum MAFF 303099 genomic DNA includes:
- a CDS encoding helix-turn-helix domain-containing protein has protein sequence MKLRGVFGLNVQRLRRERKLSQEQLSFVSGRTRAYISSVEAGRRNATLDTVEILAKALNVEPQELVSASPANKRAIRVTKPAASKSTG, from the coding sequence ATGAAACTTCGCGGCGTTTTTGGTCTGAACGTGCAGCGGCTTCGGAGAGAAAGAAAACTCTCTCAGGAGCAGTTGTCTTTCGTTTCGGGCCGCACGCGCGCCTATATCAGCAGCGTCGAGGCCGGGCGGCGCAACGCCACGCTGGATACAGTCGAAATTCTAGCCAAGGCGTTGAATGTCGAGCCACAAGAGTTGGTTTCGGCAAGCCCGGCAAATAAGCGAGCTATTCGGGTGACGAAACCGGCCGCTTCAAAGTCGACCGGTTGA